Proteins from a single region of Catenulispora sp. EB89:
- a CDS encoding alpha/beta fold hydrolase — translation MSTFLLVHGAWHSGQCWERVVPLLEDAGHRVFAPSLTGYGDKAHLLGPEVGLETHVEDVVGLIRDHDLTDVVLVGHSYAGLVISSVANEVPERVSHLVYLDAMVPEDGESALDVLPVTKYMIEAAEGWRIPPMPEQPAPLGLFGVTEPADVAWLRTMLSDQPVLCLTQPVHLDNPAVKAIPRTHIHCTGARPEGVVRRPVAATQPNGTPAQVWELPTGHDCMITMPLELSELFLKLAHA, via the coding sequence ATGTCCACTTTCCTTTTGGTCCACGGCGCCTGGCACAGCGGGCAGTGCTGGGAGCGGGTCGTCCCGCTGCTGGAAGACGCCGGGCACCGCGTGTTCGCGCCGTCGCTGACCGGCTACGGCGACAAGGCGCACCTGCTCGGCCCCGAAGTGGGGCTCGAGACGCACGTCGAGGACGTCGTCGGGCTGATCCGCGACCACGACCTCACCGATGTGGTCCTCGTCGGGCACAGCTACGCGGGGTTGGTCATCTCCTCTGTGGCCAACGAAGTTCCGGAGCGTGTCTCGCACCTGGTCTATCTCGACGCGATGGTGCCGGAGGATGGGGAGAGTGCGCTCGATGTGCTGCCGGTGACCAAGTACATGATCGAGGCCGCCGAGGGCTGGCGGATCCCGCCGATGCCGGAGCAGCCGGCGCCCCTCGGGCTGTTCGGCGTGACGGAGCCGGCGGACGTCGCCTGGTTGCGCACGATGCTCTCCGACCAGCCGGTGCTGTGCCTGACGCAGCCGGTGCACCTCGACAACCCGGCCGTGAAAGCGATCCCGCGCACGCACATCCACTGCACCGGGGCCAGGCCCGAGGGCGTGGTCCGCCGACCCGTCGCCGCCACGCAGCCGAACGGCACGCCCGCGCAGGTGTGGGAGCTGCCGACCGGGCACGACTGCATGATCACGATGCCGCTCGAGCTCAGCGAACTGTTCCTCAAGCTCGCGCACGCCTGA